One genomic window of Glycine max cultivar Williams 82 chromosome 16, Glycine_max_v4.0, whole genome shotgun sequence includes the following:
- the LOC100818484 gene encoding protein NUCLEAR FUSION DEFECTIVE 4: MGVLQEKLSSFYKSRWLVFVAAMWLQSWAGIGYLFGSISPVIKSSLGYNQKQLAMLGVAKDLGDAVGFMTGLLCEILPIWGALLVGAALNVVGYGWVWLVVTSQVPVLPVWAMCALIFVGTNGETYFNTVSLVSCVQNFPKSRGPVVGILKGFAGLSGAILTQIYALFHSPNQASLIFMVAVGPSLVGIGLMFIVRPVGGHKQVRPSDGKCFTLIYGVCLLLAAYLLGVMVVQDLVEVSETVISIFTGVLLLILLVPIVIPITLTFGPEQRHPEEEALLPPPQNKEAGKSQLDSDEVILSELEDEKPKEVDMLPASERQKRIAHLQQRLLQAAAEGAVRVKRRRGPHRGEDFTLTQALIKADFWLLFISMIMGSGSGLTVIDNLGQMSQSLGFDNAHIFVSMISIWNFLGRVGGGYISELVVRDHAYPRPVALAVFQLIMTLGHVFLGMGWPGSMYVGTLLVGLGYGAHWAIVPATASELFGLRNFGALYNFITIANPAGTLVFSSLIASTIYDAEAEKQHRQNMILQVLNASEPLKCEGSVCFFLTSMIMAGLCVVGAGLCMVLVLRTRIVYANLYGKASSSRLRL, encoded by the exons atggggGTGTTACAGGAGAAGCTCTCGTCGTTCTACAAGAGCCGCTGGCTGGTTTTCGTGGCCGCAATGTGGCTGCAGTCGTGGGCGGGCATCGGGTACTTGTTCGGGAGCATTTCGCCCGTCATAAAGAGCTCTCTGGGCTACAACCAGAAGCAGCTCGCCATGCTCGGCGTCGCCAAGGACCTTGGCGACGCCGTCGGCTTCATGACGGGCCTGCTCTGCGAGATTTTGCCCATCTGGGGCGCGCTTCTCGTCGGCGCTGCTTTGAACGTCGTGGGATATGGCTGGGTCTGGCTTGTTGTCACTTCTCAAGTCCCCGTCTTGCCTGTTTGGGCT ATGTGTGCTCTTATCTTTGTTGGAACAAATGGTGAAACCTACTTCAACACGGTTTCTCTGGTGTCTTGTGTACAAAATTTCCCCAAAAGCCGGGGTCCTGTGGTGGGAATTCTAAAGGGCTTTGCTGGGTTGAGTGGTGCAATCTTGACTCAGATATATGCACTGTTCCATTCCCCTAATCAAGCATCATTAATATTTATGGTTGCTGTTGGTCCATCATTGGTAGGAATAGGTCTTATGTTCATTGTTAGGCCTGTTGGAGGTCACAAACAAGTTAGGCCATCAGATGGAAAATGCTTCACATTGATCTATGGTGTGTGCCTCCTGTTGGCTGCATATTTGTTGGGAGTCATGGTTGTCCAAGATTTGGTTGAAGTGAGTGAAACTGTAATCTCAATATTCACAGGGGTTCTCTTGTTGATCCTCCTTGTCCCAATTGTTATTCCCATTACATTGACTTTTGGCCCAGAGCAAAGGCATCCGGAGGAAGAGGCACTTCTTCCACCACCACAGAATAAAGAAGCAGGGAAATCTCAGCTGGATTCTGATGAAGTGATACTGAGCGAGTTGGAAGATGAGAAGCCTAAGGAAGTGGACATGCTCCCTGCATCAGAGAGGCAGAAACGTATCGCGCACTTGCAACAAAGACTGCTCCAAGCAGCTGCAGAAGGAGCAGTGAGGGTTAAGAGAAGGAGAGGACCACACAGAGGGGAAGATTTCACCTTGACACAAGCATTGATCAAAGCAGACTTTTGGCTTCTTTTCATTTCCATGATCATGGGTTCTGGATCCGGATTGACTGTAATCGACAATCTGGGTCAGATGAGCCAGTCTCTAGGATTCGACAATGCACATATATTTGTTTCCATGATCAGTATTTGGAACTTCCTTGGCCGTGTCGGAGGAGGTTACATATCTGAGCTTGTTGTGag GGATCATGCATATCCAAGGCCAGTTGCATTGGCTGTATTTCAACTCATTATGACTCTTGGGCATGTTTTCCTTGGTATGGGATGGCCAGGGTCAATGTATGTTGGCACGTTACTAGTTGGACTTGGTTATGGAGCTCATTGGGCAATTGTTCCAGCTACAGCCTCAGAGTTGTTTGGTTTGAGAAACTTTGGTGCTTTGTACAATTTCATTACTATAGCAAACCCTGCAGGAACCCTGGTTTTCTCTAGTCTCATTGCCAGCACCATCTATGATGCTGAAGCAGAGAAACAACATCGCcaaaatatgattttgcaaGTGCTGAATGCCAGTGAGCCTCTAAAGTGCGAAGGTTCCGTATGCTTTTTCCTAACATCCATGATCATGGCAGGATTATGCGTTGTTGGAGCAGGCCTATGCATGGTTCTGGTGTTAAGAACAAGAATTGTTTATGCCAACCTATATGGAAAAGCTTCTTCTAGCAGACTTCGATTATGA